The following nucleotide sequence is from Scleropages formosus chromosome 4, fSclFor1.1, whole genome shotgun sequence.
TCAGAACGTGTGCCTTCTATTCATCATTACACCACATCCCTGATGGACCCCATTTGCCCCCCTGACCccttcctcccactgtccagtTTGCAGAAACTAAGCCGGAGACTAGCAGAGTGTGAGGAGTGCTCAGACAAGGCAATACTATAGTGGAAGTTACTGAATTTCCCCAGTTGTGATTCTTTCCCCTCCGCTTAGAACATCTGGATGTCATCTAGCTCCTCCTGGGTTTTCCTTCTGAAAGAGGGCTGATCCTTGAGCCAAGTTCTCCCTCCTTTCCCCTCCAAATCCCCACCCCAGCCCTCCCCTGGgtcctgcctgcctgcctgcccacCCCCTGCTCCCACTCCACGGTCGATGGTTAAGTTGCACGCTGGAGCCTCAGATAAACACTGCGGCCTGAGGCCGGTCCAGCAGAAGGCGTCGCGCGCATTCCTTGGCCGCGCGCAAAAagagcgagcgcgagcgcgccgCCCCGCGGCTCTCACGCTGCACGAGCTCTAATTACAGGCAATTCGGCCTCTGAACTTTTCAACCCTCCCAGGCATTTAACGCGACGCGCTACCCCACCGTTCTCTTAGAGCAAAGGAGCTGTTTCACTGAGTCACTGGGTGACTGATCCGCgagtatttattataataacgGTGTATCATTCCGAACTGGCTCGTGCACGCACTTGTATGGAATTAATTACAAGGCTAAAACTCAAAGGTTGCAAAGAcgaaacacattttctgactgGAAACACTGGTTTCTCCTCCTGGTTTCCATTATTGGTTAGTGTGCACGCTAGGAGAAATATGCACGTACACCTCCAGTTTaacacagtttatttaaaattcaaatgctAGCACAGAGTGACAGAGCCGTCTGAACACAAACTAACCATGCATGCGGTTTACCGTTAAAACTGAAGTAAAAAggagactaaaaaaaaaaaaaaaaaacaaacttagGATGTAAACTGCTAATGAATAATCTGAATAGACCGTGTAGAGGAAACGAAAAAACTGAAAGGCCAAGGAATCGGGAACAAAATAAACCTGTCTGCGGGGTCCAGGTTACTAGTAGTAGTAGGTACCAGTCTCCGCTCCAGACCAGTGCGTGACAGTCACAGTGGGCCAGCAACATTAATAAACGACATAAAAGTAAACACGCaggtggacagagagagggaaagcGCTGTTTTTGTCACACTTCTCTTAAATTTTGTCAGGAATAgaagaataattaaaataaacagctgcTCGGTCATACTAGTACCGTCACGTCAGCATGCTCGTCATGGTAGGCGGTCACATTCTCTGATTCTCGCTATCTCAAGCGGTGCGCCGCGTAATTTGTGGCgaaaaatattataaacatcCGTGGGAGCTTTCTTTTAGAACAAAGCTTTATTAAAGAGTAAGAGAAACAGCTCCGCGTGAAAGTACGAAGCGCACTGACCTGCAAGCAGGGGTCTACCCGGGGGTCTCCGACGCAACGCCTTCCGAGTCTCTCCTCTAACTTTACTGCCTGCGTGTGACCGCGGACCGCTTTATGGGCCGCTCGAGGCGGGCTGGGCATGACGTCGACTGACGCTGGCCGTCTCGAGCCAGGGAGCGCGCCACGTGCAGATAACATCGCGCGAAGCCGTCTGTCCCATTTTAAGATGCTCATGTGGACATGACAAACATTGGGAAGATTATTGTGTTCCCCCGTACTCTGCACCTACagcctgtatttatttaaccaGATAATCTCTTCACCAAGATCTTGTTCAGACTGTTTTTATCAACACAGGTTTGATCTTATTCAaactttacccatttgtacttcGTCTAAGACTATTGTATTGTATTGCGACTTCTACTGCGCTCTTACAAGCGGTGTTGTCTCAGTGTAACTTAGTCGGTCTTGGGCAAATGACAAACACATGATTTATTAATGGAAATTTTAATTAGTCGCCAGCGTTATTTGAGTTCCAACCAAAATTATAATTTCTTTGCAATTAAATATAACGGAATGTCCCCTGGGAGAAAATGCCTGCGTTTATAAATAAAGTCAGCAGTTcgtgttttaaattaaatgcacgCGTTCCTGGTGGTTAACTGTAATTAATCggctggaggtgtgtgtgtgggactggAGCGATTCGCGCGCCCCACGTGGAGCGGTTATATAACGGTCGGGAAATGGTTACAGTATCTCTTTTCGGTGTTTGTTAGTGTGCGAATGCCACCGTGTGCTGTCATTTGTTTGCAGCACGGAGCAGGCAGGTCTCGTGTCTGAGCTTTTAAGAGGAATCGCACCTTCAATTTGGAAACTCCTCCGTCGGACAGGTCGTCAGCGCACTTAATCATTAATGGCTAAAAACACCGCACACAGTGCGACTGTTTCTCCTTTGGGAAAGAAAGAGTCGGCCAATGTGACATAATTACACTACTGAGAAACCTGTTTAGTCTCTCTTCTTTTTGCTGGGACACCGTCCATTGTAACTTTTGAAGGTGCTTGGGATGGATGAAGAGAGGGAATATTAAATTAGATCACCCTATAATGCGTGTTATCGAgtcattactgtatttatgcTGCATAGAGAGTGCACAGCCAAAGATATGTACCTCTAACACTCACTAGATTCACTATTTCTGAAAAGTGAATCTGTGTATTTTAAGGTATTTTAcctatttttttcattagatTTGCTGTATTTGatgtactgtcactttaagagaTCTCTGGGTGGGAATGAATTATCATCTGATATTTGGTAAATTGCTCCCATGTTTTCTTCATAAAACATTCTGTAATCCCAAAAGTCAACCATTATTaaatcaaaatgtgaaaatactttttgtaactttcagttttcagtttcacaATACTTCCCTCTGTGAATCTAGCTATGTGTATCTGATAGGTTATAGTGTCTTTCAGGGAGACATGGTGACAATTAAGGATGGACGTATCTAAAAAACAGCGTATAGCTGGGTGCCATACAGCAGTGGTCATCTGTATTCATTATATCTCACCTCTTCCCAAGACAACTAACaaaatgtgtgttccactaaaaCTGCACAGCATACGTAAGAGTGACTGTGGTTGAGAAGGGGGTTATTTTAATCACTGTTGTTCTGCCAAAACTACTTGTTTCCTCTCATTTACAAAAATTAGGAGGTATACTCATGGGCAAGAAACCTTGCATTAGATCTACCTGTAAGTCCATTTGATAGCGTGTTTACCAACTGTGGCTTAGTGATTATCGTTATCATCCGAAATCCTCCCCACACACTCCTGGAAACAGTTTAAGGCCCTTGAAGATAAAGTGGCTGTGCTAATGTTGTGTTCACGGATGAGCGGTCATTGTGACCAGGAGGAGGCATGCTGTCTCTTTGGTCGTCTTGATCATCATGGGTCCGATGCCATATGTCAGTATATCTAGGAGGGACAGTGTGTGCCAGCATTGTAATTTCTTTGTGCTCTTTACTGACTATGTGTCCATACAGTCTCTGTTAAACTGCACTTTCCATGTCATGTcttttgaaaatgacatttaaataagcATTGCTATGGTTTTGAAATTGCAAAGGAAATgaacttgtttttatttgcgacaaaaataaacaaaacacagagacactttatgacacttttctggaaaataaaCTCAGAACATAAAACCACCAGCCTTTTactggagagaagtgtgtgtgtgtgcatgtgtgtgtgtgtgtgtaaggtatCATGTCTATATTGTAGTCTGTGTGTAAaagactgtgttttttttcacatttttggtaAATTGGGTGTGGAAGTCAAAGTCTCACTGGTGCAATTTTGATGATGAGTAACTTTTGTACTCGTGTTTCCACAGCATCActgcttcagttcagcattAAATTAAGCTGATTTTTTCCATTCTCAAGCAgtttaacaaatttaaatgttagtCCTGTAGCCACTGTCTTGGTTTAATCCAATGAGAATATAGACGgtaaaatggtttatttaaaagaaaaataattaacatttgcTCTAATTGTGCTTGTATTATTTGAACAGGGTGGTCACCAGAGAAACTAAATAACAGATCTCCCACTATAATCCACTTTGGAGATTATACTTTTGTTTGAGATTTGCTAGTCCAGATGTGTTTGTCTGCTACCCCCCCTGGTGGCCAACAGTTGGTAGGACATCTTCAGCTTGATCGCGCCTTGTTAGAACCACTTAACAGTCAGTGTGGCTCCTCCTACTTGGGTGGATCGAACAAGAATTCACTGGATTCCTTGTCAGATGGGAAGGTGATATTATTGGGATGGTCACTCTGTGTGGCAGGGCTGGCTCCAGGATTTGGGTTGGTGATCACGCCGAGGAAGAGGGGCACGCGGGTGGCATCATCCATGATGGCGAAAAAGAATGGCTGATTGACAGTGAATGTGGGGTTGGAGCGGGAAACGATCACGACGGTGCTGGCTGCTGCCTCCGCTCCTTCTTCGTGCAGCTCCATGCTGGACTTGTGCTGCACACTGGACACCTTCAGGAAGCCATCTGCGATGCCTGACAAGTCTGGTGCTGAGAACAACTGGCCAAGTCCTGATAGGTGGGAGAGGGAGGGCCAAAGGAGAAGTGCACATAAGTTGGGTGGACAGGGTGGGCAGATGAATTATATGACAGGAAGGAAGCGATACTGAAAATGCTTTATTGCCATGGCGAGCACACTGTTCATACTAGTGTAAGTCATGTATGACCAGAAGCAAATCAGCaatctgaacccagagccttCTAGTCATAATCACATGGCAGCCTTACCCATGCAAGTGAGAGAGTCCTTGAGTTCCTGGCTGTACTCCAGCTTGAACTTCGGCAACTTGACCTGCATGTTGGTTTCTCGGGGCAGGTGATTGTAGAGGTCAGACGGGTCGAGTCGAGGCACTATGGTGGAAACATTGACCTCATCCGCAATGGGCATCACCACTAAGAGACTCATTTCTTCCTTGAAGGCAAAACGGGCCACCTGTGGAAGAAGGCAGTGATTATTAGGTTATGGCTCAGTAGGAAGAAGATACACAGATGGGGGTAGAGCTGCTGGGGAGGGCGGGGGTGGTGGAATTAGAAGCGAAGCTGTACTGTGAGGTTCCCAAAAAGGAATACAGAAAGGGGCAGAGCAGGTGGGAAAAATACCTGGACACCCATTTCTTTGTCCACCATCACTCTCAGAGGGTATTTAGGTCCCTGCATCATATCTACATGGACTGTGTTCTTGCTGTCAATGTAGAAGAGGTCCCTGGAGGTGAATTTTGGATCAAAGCGAGCCTGCCACTCTCCTGAGTGAGAAGGGTAAGAAGTCATCAGGATGCAAGCGCTCGACAGAACTGTGCACCGCACACTCCCGATTCATCCATCCCATCTGTCAAACATGCACATGCAGCACTGTTGGCTTTAACATTTGGCACACTTGTCCGCTGCTAACTTTCACTGCAGGGTAAATGTTTAGAGCCACCTTTCCAGAAGTCCCTCCTTGCCAAAACATTTCTGAGGATTGCCGCCCTCTTTCGTGAGCACCAGCGATCCCTCTAAATCCTTGGTAAATAATTTGGATGGACCCTCAGGCACTAAGTAAAATGTAACGCTGTCACTGAAATAAAGGAGAACTATTAAGGTAACGTGACTGATTGTTCATTTATCGGAATCTCCTGGAGATTCAGAAAGGAGTGGCATATACTGAGGGAGTCTCCACACCTTTACCCTGCAGTGTGTAGCACACGGGATCACTGTCCAACACACTTTTCAGGTTACTAAAAttgataccacacacacacacacacacacacacattgcaagTGCTAAAAACTGCATGCCAGATGACTGTTATTGTGCACAAAATATGAGGAACAATGTCTCTGGATGTACAATACAACAATGCTGGGCGTTGCAGACTGAGTTAGTGGCCTGTACTGCCCATTCAGAGCATTTCCAACCTCCCAGCTAAAACAGGAAAAGGGAAAATGGCCAAGTGAGGCTTGAAGACAAcaagttttactggaacaagaTTCACCTTTGAAATGGACGGCGTTAACCAGCATAAGCACCACGTCAAGCGGTAGACTGGACAGGAATTTAGTAATCTGGCCATGGGTGGCATTTTCCACCCACTGGTTGATTTCCTCCAGTCCAACCAAAGGCGCTGGCTCGGAGGAGTAAATGCGGCGGGACTCTTCCACGAAGGCCTGCTTCAGTTCGAAGCCTGCAAATGGAGCACGGGACATTTAGCACAACAGACTGGTCCAATGTCTTGAGCAGACGTAAGGCCGCATTCAAGGACAAACGCTGTTTCTGGTCCATTTTGAATTTAGTTAGCCTGGCTCTTTACACATATCACTGAGATTTCCCGAAGCAGTTACGTTTCCTTTGTTCCTCCTGTTTAAGTGAATTTTTGGAGAACTCGTACTTTTCTCAGTTGTTTCTCATATTAATAATTTCTACTTTCACTTGAGGGgtgtggcacggtggtgcagcgggcttggcctgtgcctgctctctggcgggtctgaggtttgagtcccgcttggggtgccttgtgatggactggcgtcccgtcctgggtgtgtcccctccccttccagccttacgccctgtgttgccaggttaggctccggttcaccatgaccccgctcgagaTAAGAGgttttagtcaatgtgtgtgtgtacttttgctTGAGTACATCTAAGaagaaaaagtgtaatttataTTTCTGCACCCcagtttttaactgtatttatgaAGAGTACAGCGTCACAGCAGCATACTGGCAGAGACCATACCCTGAGAAATTGGGCATTCTTTCACCCGTCTTTACATTTGATATTTTAACTTTCTCTCTTTAAAACTTAAGTCAGTATTACTCTGAACCATGACATTACCTGTCGATTTCAATAGCTATTGTTGGCTGGCAGTCACAGCCACTTTTAACAATTATGTGTGACAttaaaccattaaaaatgtcacttcactgTCAGATGACATCTTTTGTTGATTTATCTGGCTAAGTTCACTTGCAGTGAAAGCAGTCAGAGTTGAATGTTTAGCAATCAGAGTTAAGAGTTGAGCTTCAACTTGCTTATAATGAAAACCTAGTGCATTCCCTTCCAAGGAagtgaacacaggaagaaaaatgagagtttaaatatgcttaatatgtttttttctgtattgtgaAAAGTGAATGTGTATGACATGAACAGGCTTCATTATTGTTCCATGAGGTATTGcctggggggcgcagtggtgcagcgacagagcgggtttggccaggtccctctctgtggggctggggttcaagtcctgcttgggtgccttgagatggactggtgtcctgccctgtcctgggtgtgtcccctccccctctagccttacgccttgtgttgctgggttgggctttggttgggctctggttcgccacgtgcccgcttaggacaagcggtcgcagagtgtgtgtgagcgtgatGAGGCATTGCAATTACTTAAAGTGTATGAACAAGCTCTTTTTTGCATtcataatgggaaaaaaattaacagtaaGTTAAATCTTTGTAAACAATCATCAAAATTACTGtattccagtttaaaaaaaataacaattttattaataaattatattatcaCTAATAATCACTGACTACATTTcattaaagggggggggggcatcgtggtgcagtggtgtagtgggttggactgggtcctgctctcgtttgggtctggggttcgagtcctgctgggggtgccttgcgatgggctagTGTCGTGTCccgggtgtctcccctccccctctggccttatcccctgtgttgctgggttatgctctgtgaccctgtatgggtcaagcggttcagacaatgtatgtgtacGTACATTTCATAAAGCCCTTATTTTGTCAGGGCTGTGGTGGTTCcgaacctatcctggaatcactaaGCAATGAGGCACTGCAGAGGAGTACCCAGTAGAGCTTGTAGCGTAGCATTTGGTGCGGCTACCTTTGGGAGCAAAGGTCATAGTTTCAGATCCTttctccaactgtagtacccttgagcaaggtacttgccctaaaattgctccactaaaattactcagctctctAAGTGGCTATGtaacttaatgctgtaagtcattttggagaaagtgcCAGCTAAACGAGTAGTTCCTTTGCCTTGATGCTTTTGCAATACTTCAAAAATGATCTTTTGAACAGTAAATTTACTTGAGTACACTGGGTCTCCGACCTACAAACTTTTGAGTAATAAACTTTTAGCTGTTAATCTTTTTTGAGAAATCCTTAGTATTTTTTGAGAAATGCTTAGTATTTCTTGAAAACActggaggacagctggtagcatactggttagcgCTATTGCCTTTGCTTCCAAAGGTTATGGGTTTAagtctcatctctggctgtagtgcccttgagcaatgtacttactctcaattgctTCAGTCAAATCACTGTTGGTAACATGAGTTTATAGTGTGATCCAATTAATATTTCCtctctataaatggatgaataattataacctAAACACTataagaggggtgcggtggcgcagtgggttgaaccacagtcctgctctccggtgggtctggggttcgagtcccgcttggggtgccttgcgagggactggcgtcccgtcctgggtgtgtcccctccccctctggccttacgccctgtgttgccgggttgggctctggttccccgtgaccccgtatgggacaagcggttctgaaagtgtgtgtgtgtgtaaacactataagctgctttggagaaagcatcagctaaatgaataaatgtcttcctttttttttccataaagcGAGGTAGCGTATCAGTTTAATCACGCACCGCAAATTCACCCGGTCTGCTGACAGAAACGGTGAAAAGTAAGTGTTGActtgtgtttttcaaaagcGTACAGAAGCAGACAGCTAGTGAACAAACTGTAGATGATCTTTTGGCTTCTCCATCTACCAGTTTCGAGCCATCAGCAAAGCACTGCCTCTCTCACCTCTACGTAGAACCTCTGGTTCCAAGCTGATTTACGGTAATTGTCTGCACTTCAAAGCAAATAACTACGCGCTtacgtttatttttaattgcctataattttgctttcatttcttatcATTGTGCTTTTACTGGGTATTTATGCGTAAATATGTATACGTAAGtgtgaatttcatgtgttgtaTGAGGTGAAAATGCCATCCTGGAACCGCAGATGAGCACAGACACTCTGGTCCAGCTCTGGTCGCAGTTCTTTGTTGGACTTTCTTATTGGCACCGTGTCATAAATACTCCTGCCAGGGGACTCAAAACGCCCACGTGTGCGCACGAACCACCCCGACTGGGAGAGAGGAACAGTCTGCAGCGCTGCTTTGTTCCCAGCTGAAAATCTGTTGTTTCCGTCCCCCAGAGGAGCTATCCCAGTTGCCGACattcacaatacatttattcgtttagcagatgcttttctcccaagtgaggtccaactcagagtaaacaaaagtgcgcctctccaacacacacagatgaggATAGACACATGTCAGTTTTGGAGTACTGTCACTTAGTCCGATGACACCATTTTTGGCAGTAAATATTATACTGGCAGCTGCATGTAGACCTGATGACAAGTCCTTCCTCCGCTCTATGTCACATCCAACTTACAAACTTTTCAAGTAACAAACCAACTTATCTCAAACACGTTTGCAAGTAGAGGACCtccttcactgttttttttttcctattctcCCCAACACCAGCTGACTCTGAAGAACCCTTGCCATGACCGTTACCGGTATGCTTAGTCGTGCCCCAGAGCTGCTCACCCGGCTTCAGGTACATTCGTGAGGCCACCTTCAAGGCTTGCACACCCAAATGCTGGACAGTTTTGCGCAGGATCCAGTGGTAACAGGGCAGGTCCTGGGCATGAAGCGCAGCTAGGAGTAACGTCTCTGTCTCATTCTTGGCACCTACGAGGTGGACAGAGAGTGGAATTAACAAAGAAGATTCCTCAtggcgggttggaccgggtcctgctctctggtgggtctggggttcgagtcccacttggggtgccttgcaatggactggcgtcccgtcctggttatgtcccctccccctccagccttacgccctgtgttgccgggttaggctccggctccctgcgacctcaaatgggacaagtagttcagacaacatgtgtgtgtgtgattcctcATTGCCACGCCTACTGTGCAAGGGACATGCAAGTTTTTGGCAGAAGTTGAGTTTTCCTGCACCGGATGCTAACTGAAAGGTAACACCGAAGGCTGCAGGACTGAAGACCCCCATTCCAACCATATTGTTGgtcataaaaatacacattaaaagGGTTTTTAATCCCCTTGTTTCCCACCACCCTTGCTTACCCAGAGCCAGCTGGGACAAGGCCAGGGAGATGCTGAGCGGGGATGTGATGACATTGGGCTGTTCTGGACTGGTCTTCAAGTTCTCCAGGAGTTGCAGGCCCAGCTTCATGATAGCTACCCCAACGGCCCGCTTGGCCTCCTGGCTGAACTGCCGGGTTTCGCAGTCACCCTCCTGCTCTGCCTCCTGGACATTACTGGTGTTATCAGGGACTGAAGACAATGTTGCCAGAGGCTCTGTGGTCTCCAGAACCTGggtgagggagaggaggagaaaggtAAGCTGCCTCTCCACAACATTTTGGAGAGAATTAATTCAGAATATTCGTTTAACCTTCATGTACATATATGATTACTGGTAAAGAATTTTATTCAGAACCACAGTGATTTGTGGAATGCTGCTTACAGTCAGGGCTTGCCCAGTAAGGCAGAGCAGCAGGAGTGCCAACAGGGAGATGTCCATGTCCTCGCAATCAGCCTGAAACCGGAACACAAAGCAAAATAGTGAAGACCCATAGGAGCGATTGCACAGATttccattaaattaaaatggttCCATCTTCATCATCAAACTGGGTAAGGACCTACAATCTAGATGAAAGAGAGTCACAGAGGGTGTTGGGTTGGAGCTGAGAGTGATCACACTTCTTTCTCCCTGTGACAGTTCCCAGTAAGAGCCACATTTCATCGAAGGTGGCACCTTCCTTACACCACTCCAGAGAATGGATTTCTACCCATCCAGAATAGGCCAGTATGAGCCATAGGACAAGGACAGAGCGTCCGATTGAGCATTACAAGTAAATGGGCTGACTGGTTTCGGAGAATTAATCTCTCTTTTTTTACCACCTCTAGCCATTTGCTTCCACCAAAGtgcttttttgaaaacaaaaaggaaaaaatcatCAGTCTGCTTTACATGTTTAAGTTCTTTCCACTTTTTAATGTCAGAAGCATTTACTTCAGCACACCCATTGCAAGAGAAAGACTTTACTAGCAGCGTGAAAAGACATTTTATCCCTAGGTCagattttacaaataaatacattcctgttaatataattatactTCACTATTTCTTGTTTTCTCTTCCCATTTCTAAACATTTCTATATTTACTGCTCTGCTTGTAAAGCTGGACTTACTTTCTTATTTATGGTTGCTACAGCAGTGCTCTTCAGTATGTATGTGAACCCACTAACCTCGGACCGAAAGCCTACGATCCACTACGGTACGCTGTCATACACttaacacacaaatacagtatgtactttGCTGCTTTGACACATTCCATGCATCAACCCATGCATGTTTCTTCTGCAGTTTCTCCTatatatttaatgcaaaaacataGCTTAACCATGCTGGAAGGGTTAAAAATGGCAAGTAAAAGATCTTCTGATCAGCTTTGTCGCAAGCCAGTAAAAATGCTCAAATTGAAGATGTTCTACAACATGGCATAAGATCTTCTGGCACTGCAATAGTACATGTGCAGTTTGAGGCCTACAGGTGGCTTTGCTCTTTGCAGGCCTGCATTCCAATTCCTGTCCCTGAAGGCTGGAGAGACGTGGGTTTTAATGGGACTTTTTACTCTCACCAGAAATCCAGCTTTGCTTAGCTCCCAGATCACAGCCTAAGCATTGCTGGTCACAGACTTTGATCATTGATATCTAATGCGACTCTAAGGAAAATACACCTTCCACAATGTTTCCCAAATTCACGCAGGACACAGAAAAATcctcagtgaaaaataaaacacatgctTTCATAGTTGATCTGgtttgtaaatatgtggatgtgCTTTGCTGGCTCAGATTCACATGAACTCGTTTCATACACCACCAGCAAACCAGTTCCTTTCTGTACTTCTCACTTCTGCAAAGTTGCGTAGTGTAAATTAGTTCTCGCTCCAAGTCACATAGACCTTGTTACAAGATCATTTCTGTATGCACCGTACAACATGGGCTCCCTATCGCCagcattctggaaaaaaaaaaaaaaaaacttaccccAGGGTTTTGCACTGGGAGAAGTGGTGGAAAAGTTAGGTCATAGGTGTACAGGCTAAAGCCGCGCTGACCCTGCGAGCGTACCCTTAAGATGAGTACCTAATCTAAACAGCCTCAGCAACAGATCACCATACACGCTGCTCTAGTTTTCTTTTGACTTGGTTTTCCAAGCAAACAGATGAAGTGAAATACCATAAAGGAGggcaaaaaaaagctgaaaaggtCGCACATACCTTGCCAAGACGTTATGGGAAGACCCTGACA
It contains:
- the LOC108921232 gene encoding alpha-2-antiplasmin-like, translated to MDISLLALLLLCLTGQALTVLETTEPLATLSSVPDNTSNVQEAEQEGDCETRQFSQEAKRAVGVAIMKLGLQLLENLKTSPEQPNVITSPLSISLALSQLALGAKNETETLLLAALHAQDLPCYHWILRKTVQHLGVQALKVASRMYLKPGFELKQAFVEESRRIYSSEPAPLVGLEEINQWVENATHGQITKFLSSLPLDVVLMLVNAVHFKGEWQARFDPKFTSRDLFYIDSKNTVHVDMMQGPKYPLRVMVDKEMGVQVARFAFKEEMSLLVVMPIADEVNVSTIVPRLDPSDLYNHLPRETNMQVKLPKFKLEYSQELKDSLTCMGLGQLFSAPDLSGIADGFLKVSSVQHKSSMELHEEGAEAAASTVVIVSRSNPTFTVNQPFFFAIMDDATRVPLFLGVITNPNPGASPATQSDHPNNITFPSDKESSEFLFDPPK